CCATCAGAAAGTACTTTTTACTAAACAAACAGGATCTTTTCTACCAAAACTCCTCCACGCTTTGGGACTATTTCGCAGAGCTCGAACCGGGTGACCTGATCTCCAACTCATTTTCGAATACCATCGGTGTTTATATCGGAGTTTCCGATACAATTTTACAGGAACTCAAAGGATTTGCCCTCAAAACCGGCCTGTACCTGTTGTTTGTGGCGGCATTTATCCTTTTTCTTTCGAGGTTTAGCAAAAAACTGCCCGTGGGAAACTCGGCAGCAGGGAATTTTCAACTGTTACTGCAGACTCCCTTCTCCACGATTCTGTTTATTTTCCTTATCTCGTTCAACTTACTCGTGGGCGATCTTCCCGAACTGGTTTTAAACAGTCTGAGGCTTGTTTCGGTTATTCCTTTGGTAAGAATATTTCTTTTCATCTACGGAAAGACCAGCCACCGGATAATTTTGGTGACGGGGTTACTGCTGGCGTTTCAACAGGTAAAAATGGTATCGGGAAGCGGCTCGGAAACAGAGCGGTTAATTTTAACTTTTATCCTGTTTTTTACAGTCATCTATCTCGTTCTTCATCTTTATGGCAAAGGTTCTTCAGAAAGAATGGAAGTGCTGCCGCCATATGTGAAAAACATCTTTGTGGGAATCCTGGTGCTCTTTGCAACAGCATTTATCGCGAATCTCTTCGGCTTCCTTGCTATCAGCCTCACCATTGTTAATGGTGTGTTGAATGCTGTCTATGGACTCTCCGTTCTCCTGATTGTGAGCCACATTCTTCAGGGACTGGTTTACATGCTGATAATGACAAAAACTGCGAAGATATCACTGATAATGAGAGAATATGAAACCATTGCCACAGAGAAAATTTCAAAATTTATAAGATTTCTGATTAAAATAACTGCTGTCGCAGTGATTTTAAGGAGCTTTGGGATGTCGGTTGTAACCATCGATTTCCTTGGTTCCATTTTGAAAACAACCGTTTCGGTGGGCGACTTTTCCCTTACTCTCGAAACTTTGGTTTATTTCTTCTTCTCTGTCTGGTTTGCTGTCTGGCTGGCAAAAACAGTCAAATTTTTACTTGAAAAGGAATTGCTGGTAAGGATAAAACTTGCCCGGGGTGTCCCGACCACCATCTCTGCGGTTATTTCATATTTGATCGTCGGAATGGGAATTGTTTTTGCAATCATAAGTTCCGGATTGGATCTGAACCGCTTTTCCCTTCTCGCAGGAGCTCTCGGCGTTGGTATCGGTTTTGGCTTGCAGGATATCGTAAGGAATTTCATATCGGGAATAATCCTTATTTTTGAACGGCCTGTTCAGATTGGTGATGCAGTTGAGGTGGAGGACCTTTCCGGAACGATCAGAAAGATAGGCATTCGTTCCAGTGTGATAAAAACCTGGGAAGGAGCTGAAGTGATCGTGCCAAACGGAAACCTGATCTCGAACAAGGTAATCAACTGGACACTCTCCGACAATCAAAGGAGAATCGACCTGAAAATTGGCGTAGCATACGGTTCGAATGTGGAAAAAGTAATCGAACTGCTGAGAGGATGTGCCACTTCACATGAAAAGATTTTGCAGACTCCGCCCCCGGTTGTCTTCCTTAAAGATTTTGCAGACAGCGCACTTCTTTTTGAAATGCGGTGCTGGACTGCGGATTTTGGTGCCTGGGTTCAGACTTCCAGTGACTTACGAGTCGCTATAGACAGAGTTATGAATGAAAATGGCATCGAGATACCCTTTCCACAGAGGGATGTCCACATTAAAAATCCTTCGGAGAGTCTGCCACCTGCTAAACCCGCAAAAAAGACAAAAAATGAATAGATACACTCTCTTTTTCCTTCTTATACTCCTGATTTCATCAGACAAAAATGTAACATACGGCTGGATATTTCCCGAACACCGCGATATTACACGAGCCGGGATTGAGAACCTCTCTGCAGAGCAGAGAAAACTGTTTGAAGACCTGTGGAAAATTGCAAGAACGGGGTCAGAAGGCAGGCTCTCTCCTTTCCTGATTTTTGATGATGGTCTGGCATCAGGCACTCTGGTCGATTTTGCTGCATTTCCCGCCATAAGTGGCGATCATTCTGTTTCAGGGAGGGACATGCTTAAAATTGTTTTGCACTCCACCTGGATAAAGAGCGTCATAGAGATTGCCAATGAACTGAAATCAGAGATCGCTCAAGCCCGGACAAGGGAAGACCTCCTGAATGCTCTGCGGAATTCAGACCTTATGCTTCAGAGAG
The nucleotide sequence above comes from Ignavibacteria bacterium. Encoded proteins:
- a CDS encoding mechanosensitive ion channel, which translates into the protein MKLKLLRLIFLPVLVSLFTVSLMAQKDSTEKKPTPDAPLYYRVHEIPNAFISDKIKLKQANLTVLPYKMYEELKARLTDILEKQKSLTLVTGKSDFTAEYTEVLSEYLRLWNKQKRRIDGWNDEVSETTAGISEQKSIVRNTMAVWNRTYAVALADSVPPEILQKIIDIEKELKISYDTLTVGLNRLLALQHQIVEPDVTAEMMVTTIRKYFLLNKQDLFYQNSSTLWDYFAELEPGDLISNSFSNTIGVYIGVSDTILQELKGFALKTGLYLLFVAAFILFLSRFSKKLPVGNSAAGNFQLLLQTPFSTILFIFLISFNLLVGDLPELVLNSLRLVSVIPLVRIFLFIYGKTSHRIILVTGLLLAFQQVKMVSGSGSETERLILTFILFFTVIYLVLHLYGKGSSERMEVLPPYVKNIFVGILVLFATAFIANLFGFLAISLTIVNGVLNAVYGLSVLLIVSHILQGLVYMLIMTKTAKISLIMREYETIATEKISKFIRFLIKITAVAVILRSFGMSVVTIDFLGSILKTTVSVGDFSLTLETLVYFFFSVWFAVWLAKTVKFLLEKELLVRIKLARGVPTTISAVISYLIVGMGIVFAIISSGLDLNRFSLLAGALGVGIGFGLQDIVRNFISGIILIFERPVQIGDAVEVEDLSGTIRKIGIRSSVIKTWEGAEVIVPNGNLISNKVINWTLSDNQRRIDLKIGVAYGSNVEKVIELLRGCATSHEKILQTPPPVVFLKDFADSALLFEMRCWTADFGAWVQTSSDLRVAIDRVMNENGIEIPFPQRDVHIKNPSESLPPAKPAKKTKNE